The following are encoded in a window of Osmia bicornis bicornis chromosome 15, iOsmBic2.1, whole genome shotgun sequence genomic DNA:
- the LOC114876493 gene encoding sodium/potassium-transporting ATPase subunit alpha isoform X6 — MASKGKLATESRRKNPKRRTDNLDDLKQELDIDFHKITPEELYQRFQTHPENGLSHAKARENLERDGPNSLTPPKQTPEWVKFCKNLFGGFALLLWIGAILCFIAYSIQATTSEDPNDDNLYLGIVLAAVVIVTGIFSYYQESKSSKIMESFKNMVPQFATVIREGEKLTLRAEELVLGDVVEVKFGDRIPADIRIIESRGFKVDNSSLTGESEPQSRSPEFTNENPLETKNLAFFSTNAVEGTAKGVVICCGDQTVMGRIAGLASGLDTGETPIAKEIHHFIHLITGVAVFLGITFFLIAFILGYHWLDAVIFLIGIIVANVPEGLLATVTVCLTLTAKRMASKNCLVKNLEAVETLGSTSTICSDKTGTLTQNRMTVAHMWFDNQIIEADTTEDQSGLQYDRTSPGFKALAKIATLCNRAEFKPGQEKQPILQRQVNGDASEAALLKCMELALGDVMGIRKRNKKVCEIPFNSTNKYQVSIHESDNPDDPRHLLVMKGAPERILDRCSTIFIGGKEKVLDEEMKEAFNNAYLELGGLGERVLGFCDFTLPSDKFPIGYKFNCDDPNFPLEALRFVGLMSMIDPPRAAVPDAVAKCRSAGIKVIMVTGDHPITAKAIAKSVGIISEGNETIEDIAQRLNIPVSEVNPREAKAAVIHGTELRELNSDQLDEILRYHTEIVFARTSPQQKLIIVEGCQRMGAIVAVTGDGVNDSPALKKADIGVAMGIAGSDVSKQAADMILLDDNFASIVTGVEEGRLIFDNLKKSIAYTLTSNIPEISPFLAFILCDIPLPLGTVTILCIDLGTDMVPAISLAYEAPESDIMKRQPRDPYRDNLVNRRLISMAYGQIGMIQAAAGFFVYFVIMAENGFLPLYLFGIRKQWDSKAINDLRDSYGQEWTYNDRKTLEFTCHTAFFVSIVIVQWADLIVCKTRRNSIIHQGMRNWALNFGLVFETALAAFLSYTPGMDKGLRMFPLKFVWWLPALPFMLAIFIYDETRRFYLRRNPGGWLEQETYY; from the exons TCGCGGCGGAAGAACCCAAAGCGGAGGACGGACAATTTAGATGACCTGAAGCAGGAGTTGGACATTGATTTCCACAAAATCACCCCCGAAGAACTGTATCAGAGATTTCAGACGCACCCCGAAAAC GGCCTCAGTCATGCGAAGGCAAGGGAGAATCTGGAGAGGGATGGGCCAAACTCGTTAACGCCACCGAAACAGACACCGGAATGGGTGAAATTCTGCAAGAATCTTTTCGGTGGTTTCGCGTTGCTGTTATGGATCGGTGCGATCCTTTGCTTCATCGCGTACTCGATCCAGGCGACGACCAGCGAGGACCCGAACGACGACAATTTGTACCTGGGTATCGTGTTGGCGGCGGTGGTTATAGTTACGGGCATATTCTCGTATTACCAGGAGAGCAAATCAAGCAAAATCATGGAATCGTTCAAGAACATGGTACCGCAATTCGCGACGGTGATCAGAGAAGGCGAGAAACTGACATTGAGGGCGGAGGAATTGGTACTCGGCGACGTGGTCGAGGTGAAGTTCGGCGATCGTATACCGGCGGACATAAGGATCATCGAATCGCGTGGATTCAAAGTGGACAACTCATCGTTGACCGGTGAATCCGAACCACAGTCGAGGTCCCCCGAGTTCACGAACGAGAATCCGTTAGAAACGAAAAATCTCGCCTTCTTCTCGACGAATGCCGTTGAAGGCACGGCGAAGGGTGTGGTGATCTGCTGTGGCGATCAGACGGTAATGGGAAGGATTGCTGGCCTGGCATCCGGCCTTGACACCGGTGAAACGCCGATCGCTAAGGAGATACACCACTTTATCCATTTGATTACCGGCGTTGCAGTGTTCCTCGGTATAACCTTCTTCTTGATAGCGTTCATTCTCGGTTACCATTGGCTTGATGCGGTTATCTTCCTCATCGGTATCATCGTCGCCAACGTACCGGAAGGTTTGCTCGCTACCGTGACCGTGTGCCTGACCCTGACCGCGAAACGAATGGCCTCGAAGAATTGTCTGGTTAAGAATCTCGAGGCTGTCGAAACTTTAGGATCCACGTCGACCATTTGCTCGGACAAAACTGGCACACTGACGCAGAACCGGATGACCGTTGCCCATATGTGGTTCGACAACCAGATCATCGAGGCTGACACAACGGAGGATCAGTCTGGATTACAATACGACCGTACCAGCCCCGGCTTCAAAGCGTTGGCCAAGATTGCTACACTCTGTAATCGTGCCGAGTTCAAACCTGGCCAAGAGAAACAACCGATCCTACAGAGACAGGTGAACGGTGACGCGTCCGAGGCTGCTCTGTTGAAGTGCATGGAACTGGCGTTAGGAGACGTGATGGGTATCAGGAAACGCAACAAGAAGGTCTGCGAGATTCCGTTCAACTCTACCAACAAATACCAGGTGTCCATCCACGAGTCCGACAATCCAGATGACCCCAGACACCTGCTTGTAATGAAGGGTGCCCCGGAGAGAATTCTCGACCGATGCTCCACCATATTCATCGGTGGAAAGGAGAAAGTTCTGGACGAGGAGATGAAGGAAGCCTTCAACAATGCTTACCTCGAGCTAGGCGGTCTTGGCGAACGTGTACTCGGCTTCTGTGACTTCACGCTGCCGTCCGATAAGTTCCCGATCGGCTACAAGTTCAACTGCGACGATCCCAACTTCCCGCTCGAAGCACTCCGTTTCGTGGGCCTCATGTCTATGATCGACCCGCCCAGGGCTGCGGTACCCGACGCGGTCGCCAAATGCCGTTCAGCCGGTATCAAGGTGATCATGGTTACCGGCGATCACCCGATCACTGCCAAAGCCATTGCCAAATCCGTCGGCATCATCTCTGAAG GTAACGAGACTATCGAGGACATTGCTCAACGGTTGAACATCCCAGTGTCCGAAGTGAATCCCCGCGAGGCCAAGGCCGCCGTGATTCACGGAACTGAACTCAGGGAACTGAATTCCGACCAACTGGACGAGATTCTCAGGTACCACACCGAAATTGTGTTCGCCCGTACCTCGCCACAGCAGAAGCTCATCATCGTCGAAGGCTGTCAACGAATGGGTGCTATCGTCGCCGTAACTG GTGATGGTGTGAACGATTCGCCCGCGCTGAAGAAGGCCGACATCGGTGTAGCCATGGGTATCGCTGGTTCGGACGTGTCGAAACAAGCAGCCGACATGATCCTGCTCGACGACAACTTCGCCTCGATCGTGACCGGTGTCGAAGAGGGTCGTCTGATCTTCGACAACCTGAAGAAGTCAATCGCTTACACCCTGACCTCGAACATCCCCGAGATCTCACCCTTCCTGGCGTTTATCCTTTGCGATATACCTCTGCCACTCGGTACCGTCACTATTCTCTGCATCGACTTGGGAACTGACATG GTGCCGGCCATCTCGCTAGCTTACGAGGCACCGGAGTCGGACATAATGAAACGGCAGCCCCGCGATCCTTACAGAGACAATCTTGTCAACCGAAG GCTTATTTCGATGGCATACGGTCAGATCGGTATGATCCAAGCAGCAGCTGGTTTCTTCGTGTACTTCGTAATCATGGCTGAGAATGGATTCCTTCCTCTGTATCTTTTCGGTATCCGAAAACAATGGGATTCCAAGGCTATCAATGATCTTCGCGACAGCTACGGCCAAGAATGG ACATACAATGATCGCAAGACACTGGAGTTCACCTGCCACACAGCCTTCTTCGTATCAATTGTGATCGTCCAGTGGGCCGATTTGATCGTCTGCAAGACGCGACGTAACTCCATCATTCACCAGGGAATGAGAAACTGGGCCCTGAACTTTGGTCTGGTATTCGAGACCGCCCTCGCCGCATTCCTAAGCTACACACCTGGCATGGACAAGGGTCTCCGCATGTTCCCTCTCAA ATTCGTCTGGTGGTTACCCGCCCTTCCTTTCATGCTCGCCATTTTCATCTacgacgagacgagacgattCTACCTCCGCCGGAATCCAGGAGGCTGGCTCGAGCAAGAAACTTACTATTAG
- the LOC114876493 gene encoding sodium/potassium-transporting ATPase subunit alpha isoform X7: MGDKSRRKNPKRRTDNLDDLKQELDIDFHKITPEELYQRFQTHPENGLSHAKARENLERDGPNSLTPPKQTPEWVKFCKNLFGGFALLLWIGAILCFIAYSIQATTSEDPNDDNLYLGIVLAAVVIVTGIFSYYQESKSSKIMESFKNMVPQFATVIREGEKLTLRAEELVLGDVVEVKFGDRIPADIRIIESRGFKVDNSSLTGESEPQSRSPEFTNENPLETKNLAFFSTNAVEGTAKGVVICCGDQTVMGRIAGLASGLDTGETPIAKEIHHFIHLITGVAVFLGITFFLIAFILGYHWLDAVIFLIGIIVANVPEGLLATVTVCLTLTAKRMASKNCLVKNLEAVETLGSTSTICSDKTGTLTQNRMTVAHMWFDNQIIEADTTEDQSGLQYDRTSPGFKALAKIATLCNRAEFKPGQEKQPILQRQVNGDASEAALLKCMELALGDVMGIRKRNKKVCEIPFNSTNKYQVSIHESDNPDDPRHLLVMKGAPERILDRCSTIFIGGKEKVLDEEMKEAFNNAYLELGGLGERVLGFCDFTLPSDKFPIGYKFNCDDPNFPLEALRFVGLMSMIDPPRAAVPDAVAKCRSAGIKVIMVTGDHPITAKAIAKSVGIISEGNETIEDIAQRLNIPVSEVNPREAKAAVIHGTELRELNSDQLDEILRYHTEIVFARTSPQQKLIIVEGCQRMGAIVAVTGDGVNDSPALKKADIGVAMGIAGSDVSKQAADMILLDDNFASIVTGVEEGRLIFDNLKKSIAYTLTSNIPEISPFLAFILCDIPLPLGTVTILCIDLGTDMVPAISLAYEAPESDIMKRQPRDPYRDNLVNRRLISMAYGQIGMIQAAAGFFVYFVIMAENGFLPLYLFGIRKQWDSKAINDLRDSYGQEWTYNDRKTLEFTCHTAFFVSIVIVQWADLIVCKTRRNSIIHQGMRNWALNFGLVFETALAAFLSYTPGMDKGLRMFPLKFVWWLPALPFMLAIFIYDETRRFYLRRNPGGWLEQETYY, from the exons TCGCGGCGGAAGAACCCAAAGCGGAGGACGGACAATTTAGATGACCTGAAGCAGGAGTTGGACATTGATTTCCACAAAATCACCCCCGAAGAACTGTATCAGAGATTTCAGACGCACCCCGAAAAC GGCCTCAGTCATGCGAAGGCAAGGGAGAATCTGGAGAGGGATGGGCCAAACTCGTTAACGCCACCGAAACAGACACCGGAATGGGTGAAATTCTGCAAGAATCTTTTCGGTGGTTTCGCGTTGCTGTTATGGATCGGTGCGATCCTTTGCTTCATCGCGTACTCGATCCAGGCGACGACCAGCGAGGACCCGAACGACGACAATTTGTACCTGGGTATCGTGTTGGCGGCGGTGGTTATAGTTACGGGCATATTCTCGTATTACCAGGAGAGCAAATCAAGCAAAATCATGGAATCGTTCAAGAACATGGTACCGCAATTCGCGACGGTGATCAGAGAAGGCGAGAAACTGACATTGAGGGCGGAGGAATTGGTACTCGGCGACGTGGTCGAGGTGAAGTTCGGCGATCGTATACCGGCGGACATAAGGATCATCGAATCGCGTGGATTCAAAGTGGACAACTCATCGTTGACCGGTGAATCCGAACCACAGTCGAGGTCCCCCGAGTTCACGAACGAGAATCCGTTAGAAACGAAAAATCTCGCCTTCTTCTCGACGAATGCCGTTGAAGGCACGGCGAAGGGTGTGGTGATCTGCTGTGGCGATCAGACGGTAATGGGAAGGATTGCTGGCCTGGCATCCGGCCTTGACACCGGTGAAACGCCGATCGCTAAGGAGATACACCACTTTATCCATTTGATTACCGGCGTTGCAGTGTTCCTCGGTATAACCTTCTTCTTGATAGCGTTCATTCTCGGTTACCATTGGCTTGATGCGGTTATCTTCCTCATCGGTATCATCGTCGCCAACGTACCGGAAGGTTTGCTCGCTACCGTGACCGTGTGCCTGACCCTGACCGCGAAACGAATGGCCTCGAAGAATTGTCTGGTTAAGAATCTCGAGGCTGTCGAAACTTTAGGATCCACGTCGACCATTTGCTCGGACAAAACTGGCACACTGACGCAGAACCGGATGACCGTTGCCCATATGTGGTTCGACAACCAGATCATCGAGGCTGACACAACGGAGGATCAGTCTGGATTACAATACGACCGTACCAGCCCCGGCTTCAAAGCGTTGGCCAAGATTGCTACACTCTGTAATCGTGCCGAGTTCAAACCTGGCCAAGAGAAACAACCGATCCTACAGAGACAGGTGAACGGTGACGCGTCCGAGGCTGCTCTGTTGAAGTGCATGGAACTGGCGTTAGGAGACGTGATGGGTATCAGGAAACGCAACAAGAAGGTCTGCGAGATTCCGTTCAACTCTACCAACAAATACCAGGTGTCCATCCACGAGTCCGACAATCCAGATGACCCCAGACACCTGCTTGTAATGAAGGGTGCCCCGGAGAGAATTCTCGACCGATGCTCCACCATATTCATCGGTGGAAAGGAGAAAGTTCTGGACGAGGAGATGAAGGAAGCCTTCAACAATGCTTACCTCGAGCTAGGCGGTCTTGGCGAACGTGTACTCGGCTTCTGTGACTTCACGCTGCCGTCCGATAAGTTCCCGATCGGCTACAAGTTCAACTGCGACGATCCCAACTTCCCGCTCGAAGCACTCCGTTTCGTGGGCCTCATGTCTATGATCGACCCGCCCAGGGCTGCGGTACCCGACGCGGTCGCCAAATGCCGTTCAGCCGGTATCAAGGTGATCATGGTTACCGGCGATCACCCGATCACTGCCAAAGCCATTGCCAAATCCGTCGGCATCATCTCTGAAG GTAACGAGACTATCGAGGACATTGCTCAACGGTTGAACATCCCAGTGTCCGAAGTGAATCCCCGCGAGGCCAAGGCCGCCGTGATTCACGGAACTGAACTCAGGGAACTGAATTCCGACCAACTGGACGAGATTCTCAGGTACCACACCGAAATTGTGTTCGCCCGTACCTCGCCACAGCAGAAGCTCATCATCGTCGAAGGCTGTCAACGAATGGGTGCTATCGTCGCCGTAACTG GTGATGGTGTGAACGATTCGCCCGCGCTGAAGAAGGCCGACATCGGTGTAGCCATGGGTATCGCTGGTTCGGACGTGTCGAAACAAGCAGCCGACATGATCCTGCTCGACGACAACTTCGCCTCGATCGTGACCGGTGTCGAAGAGGGTCGTCTGATCTTCGACAACCTGAAGAAGTCAATCGCTTACACCCTGACCTCGAACATCCCCGAGATCTCACCCTTCCTGGCGTTTATCCTTTGCGATATACCTCTGCCACTCGGTACCGTCACTATTCTCTGCATCGACTTGGGAACTGACATG GTGCCGGCCATCTCGCTAGCTTACGAGGCACCGGAGTCGGACATAATGAAACGGCAGCCCCGCGATCCTTACAGAGACAATCTTGTCAACCGAAG GCTTATTTCGATGGCATACGGTCAGATCGGTATGATCCAAGCAGCAGCTGGTTTCTTCGTGTACTTCGTAATCATGGCTGAGAATGGATTCCTTCCTCTGTATCTTTTCGGTATCCGAAAACAATGGGATTCCAAGGCTATCAATGATCTTCGCGACAGCTACGGCCAAGAATGG ACATACAATGATCGCAAGACACTGGAGTTCACCTGCCACACAGCCTTCTTCGTATCAATTGTGATCGTCCAGTGGGCCGATTTGATCGTCTGCAAGACGCGACGTAACTCCATCATTCACCAGGGAATGAGAAACTGGGCCCTGAACTTTGGTCTGGTATTCGAGACCGCCCTCGCCGCATTCCTAAGCTACACACCTGGCATGGACAAGGGTCTCCGCATGTTCCCTCTCAA ATTCGTCTGGTGGTTACCCGCCCTTCCTTTCATGCTCGCCATTTTCATCTacgacgagacgagacgattCTACCTCCGCCGGAATCCAGGAGGCTGGCTCGAGCAAGAAACTTACTATTAG